One part of the Desulfovibrio sp. genome encodes these proteins:
- a CDS encoding PEP/pyruvate-binding domain-containing protein has protein sequence MALLDCLRKLLGHEDSQEPDAEQLAREEAFKARLRERCARFRRLLSSNKTALEAMSDVEEHLTGSRPFGMDYVHAASTRAVTAVFQMVRDLNALSEDSYESLQQAFDRIREQMQSLLEEQPHQDGPNIMPLGDIRLRHVTLVGGKMANLGEVAAHAGLDVPDGFAVTVSAYYRFMDYSGLRSELDRRIQATDMHSLDEVFSLSAALQQAVLNAPLPPELEREITESVAEMQRRAGPGLLLALRSSAVGEDSLGVSFAGQYRSELNVPPEEACEVWKEIVASKYAVTAMSYRYQHGIPDDTAPMCVGVLAMVPAAAGGVAYSRDPVAAARGQEQVLLNAVPGLPQGVVDGAVTPDVFIFTRTNPPKPISKSLAGLAGMPASLTDTQAAELAQVALALEEYYTEPQDVEWALDSRTGRIVVLQSRPLREADATTENASVTPFEQAGDNASVENFCPHLQSDVTGGPKVLACGGVAVSPGVGMGPVFVARKEADMLSFPKGGILVVERALPRWAPLLSRAAGMVSETGGMAGHLASVAREYRLPAVFSLPNACNLLDDAGEATLDAGHCAVFEGLNPQLAAQVPEPPNLMEGSPVHQRLDALARLMVPLNLLDPESPQFAPEHCQTLHDITRFCHEKSVQLMFDDGSDVNQRMGKQLKAGVKLQYWIVDMGGGFRRHVGGRVVDIADISSTPMLALWDGMVAIPWAGPPAASASGFMTVMIESTMNPDLESTAPNAMSNKNFFIISDNYMILQARYGYHFCTVESLAGANNHENFVSFQFKGGAADRQRRRLRARMVADLLEQHGFRADVKDDSLFAVAENFPAADILQKTRMIGYLLIHTRQVDMIMLEQERATAMKNKLGGDMASLLERPLTPQ, from the coding sequence ATGGCGCTGCTCGACTGTCTGCGGAAATTGCTGGGACACGAGGACTCGCAGGAGCCCGACGCGGAACAGCTGGCGCGGGAGGAGGCCTTCAAGGCCCGCCTGCGGGAGCGGTGCGCGCGTTTTAGACGCCTGCTGTCGTCCAATAAAACGGCACTTGAGGCCATGAGCGATGTGGAAGAGCATCTTACCGGCTCGCGTCCCTTTGGCATGGACTATGTGCACGCCGCCAGCACCCGCGCCGTAACGGCAGTTTTTCAGATGGTGCGTGACCTCAACGCGCTTTCTGAAGACAGTTACGAATCCCTGCAGCAGGCCTTTGACCGTATTCGCGAGCAGATGCAGAGCCTGCTTGAGGAACAGCCGCATCAGGACGGCCCCAACATCATGCCCTTGGGCGATATTCGCCTGCGCCACGTCACGCTTGTGGGCGGAAAGATGGCCAACCTGGGCGAGGTGGCGGCCCACGCTGGGCTTGATGTGCCAGACGGCTTTGCCGTGACGGTAAGCGCCTACTACCGATTTATGGATTACAGTGGCCTGCGCAGCGAACTGGACCGTCGCATTCAGGCCACAGACATGCACAGTCTGGACGAAGTTTTCAGCCTTTCCGCCGCATTGCAGCAGGCCGTGCTCAACGCGCCGTTGCCTCCCGAGCTTGAGCGCGAGATTACAGAATCTGTGGCCGAAATGCAGCGCCGGGCAGGCCCGGGGCTTTTACTGGCCCTGCGCAGCAGCGCTGTGGGCGAAGATTCGCTGGGCGTTTCCTTTGCCGGGCAATACCGCTCGGAACTCAACGTGCCGCCCGAAGAAGCCTGCGAAGTATGGAAAGAAATTGTGGCCAGCAAGTATGCAGTTACGGCCATGAGTTACCGGTATCAGCACGGTATTCCTGATGATACTGCGCCCATGTGCGTGGGCGTGCTTGCCATGGTTCCCGCTGCCGCTGGCGGCGTGGCCTATAGCCGAGACCCAGTGGCCGCCGCGCGCGGGCAGGAGCAGGTGCTGCTCAATGCCGTGCCCGGTTTGCCTCAGGGCGTGGTGGACGGCGCCGTTACCCCCGATGTTTTTATCTTTACCCGCACCAATCCGCCCAAACCCATAAGCAAGTCGCTTGCCGGTCTTGCTGGCATGCCTGCCAGTCTTACTGATACTCAGGCAGCCGAGCTTGCCCAGGTGGCCCTTGCGCTTGAGGAATACTACACCGAGCCGCAAGACGTGGAGTGGGCCCTTGATTCCCGCACCGGGCGCATAGTGGTACTGCAAAGCCGCCCCCTGCGCGAGGCCGACGCCACCACCGAAAATGCCTCTGTCACGCCCTTTGAGCAGGCTGGCGACAACGCCTCTGTGGAAAATTTTTGCCCGCATTTGCAGTCAGACGTTACCGGCGGGCCCAAGGTTCTGGCCTGTGGCGGCGTGGCCGTGAGCCCCGGCGTGGGTATGGGACCAGTATTTGTTGCCCGCAAGGAAGCAGACATGCTCTCCTTTCCCAAGGGCGGCATTCTTGTGGTCGAGCGGGCATTGCCCCGCTGGGCTCCGCTGCTTTCACGTGCGGCGGGCATGGTGAGTGAAACGGGCGGCATGGCGGGGCATCTGGCCTCTGTGGCGCGCGAGTATCGCCTGCCTGCGGTGTTCAGCCTGCCCAATGCCTGCAACCTGCTGGATGATGCCGGTGAGGCCACTCTCGATGCGGGCCACTGCGCCGTATTTGAGGGACTCAACCCCCAGCTTGCCGCGCAGGTTCCCGAACCACCCAACCTCATGGAAGGCAGCCCCGTGCACCAGCGGCTTGATGCCCTTGCGCGGCTGATGGTTCCGCTCAATCTTCTTGATCCGGAATCGCCGCAGTTTGCGCCAGAGCATTGCCAGACCCTGCACGACATAACCCGCTTCTGTCACGAAAAATCCGTACAGCTCATGTTTGATGACGGTTCGGATGTGAACCAGCGCATGGGTAAGCAGCTCAAGGCCGGGGTAAAGCTGCAGTACTGGATTGTGGACATGGGCGGCGGATTCCGTCGGCATGTGGGCGGCAGGGTGGTGGATATCGCCGATATCTCCAGCACGCCCATGTTGGCCCTGTGGGACGGCATGGTAGCCATACCCTGGGCGGGGCCGCCAGCGGCCAGTGCTTCCGGCTTTATGACGGTGATGATCGAAAGTACCATGAATCCGGATCTGGAAAGCACCGCGCCCAATGCCATGTCCAACAAAAACTTTTTTATAATTTCAGATAACTACATGATTTTACAGGCTCGGTACGGCTACCACTTTTGCACGGTGGAAAGCCTGGCCGGAGCCAATAATCACGAAAACTTCGTGAGCTTCCAGTTCAAGGGCGGGGCCGCGGACCGACAGCGCCGCAGGTTGCGCGCCCGCATGGTGGCCGACCTGCTGGAACAGCACGGTTTTCGCGCTGATGTAAAGGATGATTCGCTTTTTGCGGTGGCAGAGAATTTTCCCGCTGCCGATATTTTGCAAAAAACCCGCATGATTGGGTATCTGCTTATCCACACGCGGCAGGTTGACATGATCATGCTGGAGCAGGAGCGAGCCACGGCCATGAAAAACAAGCTGGGCGGCGACATGGCTTCGCTGCTTGAGCGGCCCCTCACACCCCAGTAG
- a CDS encoding D-glycerate dehydrogenase, whose amino-acid sequence MSKPRIFVPRAVVPEALELLRTRCHVDVGPEAGLPHEELVEAVRGYDGIFTPVIALKADVIDAMAPTCKVIACFGVGFDHVDIAAATRNGIWVTHNPGFVTDDTADMAFALLLAVARRLRECDIFVREGGTPWPLNSFMGLRVSGKTLGLVGSGRIALAVATRAAGFGMTLLYTARHRNEDFEARTGAHYVNKHDLLRQSDFVSLHIPLTSETEKYIGQEEFELMQRHTVLINTARGKVVDEQALVDALRSGLIAAAGLDVFENEPQVHPDLCALPNVLLAPHKGVATMDCFKTLGRSGAEKIFDALDGKLPANCLNPEARHG is encoded by the coding sequence ATGAGCAAACCAAGAATTTTTGTTCCCCGGGCGGTTGTGCCTGAAGCCCTCGAGTTACTGCGCACCCGTTGTCATGTTGATGTCGGGCCCGAGGCTGGACTGCCGCACGAAGAACTGGTTGAGGCTGTTCGTGGATATGACGGCATCTTTACGCCCGTCATTGCCCTGAAAGCTGACGTTATTGATGCCATGGCCCCCACCTGCAAGGTTATTGCGTGCTTTGGCGTTGGCTTTGACCATGTGGATATTGCCGCTGCAACGCGTAACGGTATATGGGTGACCCACAACCCCGGTTTTGTTACCGACGATACCGCAGACATGGCCTTTGCCCTGCTGCTCGCTGTGGCGCGCAGGCTCCGTGAGTGCGATATTTTTGTGCGTGAGGGCGGAACCCCCTGGCCGTTGAACAGCTTCATGGGCCTGCGGGTTTCTGGCAAAACCTTGGGCCTTGTGGGCAGCGGGCGCATTGCCCTGGCTGTGGCAACGCGCGCGGCCGGTTTTGGCATGACCCTGCTGTACACCGCGCGTCATCGTAATGAAGACTTTGAAGCCCGAACCGGCGCCCACTACGTGAACAAACATGATCTGCTGCGTCAGTCGGACTTTGTTAGCCTGCATATCCCCCTGACCTCTGAGACAGAAAAGTACATTGGGCAAGAGGAGTTCGAACTCATGCAGCGCCATACCGTGCTTATCAATACTGCGCGCGGCAAGGTTGTGGATGAGCAGGCTCTGGTGGATGCCCTGCGGTCAGGGCTCATAGCCGCTGCGGGGCTGGATGTTTTTGAAAACGAGCCGCAGGTTCACCCTGACCTGTGCGCCTTGCCCAACGTGCTGCTTGCGCCGCACAAGGGTGTTGCAACCATGGATTGCTTTAAAACTCTGGGACGTAGCGGTGCGGAAAAGATATTTGACGCACTGGACGGCAAACTGCCCGCCAATTGTCTGAATCCCGAGGCGCGGCACGGGTAG
- the groL gene encoding chaperonin GroEL (60 kDa chaperone family; promotes refolding of misfolded polypeptides especially under stressful conditions; forms two stacked rings of heptamers to form a barrel-shaped 14mer; ends can be capped by GroES; misfolded proteins enter the barrel where they are refolded when GroES binds): protein MSAKEILFDVKAREKLARGVDKLANAVKVTLGPKGRNVAIEKSFGAPVITKDGVTVAKEIELTDKFENMGAQLVKEVASKTSDAAGDGTTTATILAQAIYREGTKLVAAGRNPMAIKRGVDKAVEALIAELANLAKPTRDQKEIAQIGTISANSDTTIGNIIAEAMSKVGKEGVITVEEAKGLETTMDVVEGMRFDRGYLSPYFVTNTEKMVCEMDNPYILCTEKKISSMKDMLPVLEQVAKVNRPLMIIAEDVEGEALATLVVNKLRGALQVVAVKAPGFGDRRKAMLQDIAVLTGGQVASDDTGSKLESMTLAELGTAKRIVIDKENTTIVDGAGKGDDIKARVKQIRAQIEDSTSDYDREKLQERLAKLVGGVAVVHVGAATEVEMKEKKDRVEDALNATRAAVEEGIVPGGGTALIRVSKVLNDIKPADDDELAGVNIIRRSIEEPLRQIAHNAGFEGSIVVEKVRQGKDGFGFNAATGEYEDLIKAGVIDPKKVTRTALQNAASVASLLLTTECAIAEKPEPKGAAPAMPDMGGMGGMGGMGGMY from the coding sequence ATGTCCGCTAAAGAAATTCTTTTTGACGTTAAAGCCCGTGAAAAGCTTGCCCGTGGCGTCGATAAGCTCGCCAATGCCGTTAAAGTGACCCTGGGTCCCAAGGGCCGCAACGTGGCCATTGAAAAGTCCTTCGGCGCTCCCGTCATCACCAAGGACGGCGTGACCGTGGCCAAGGAAATCGAACTGACCGACAAGTTCGAAAACATGGGCGCCCAGCTCGTGAAGGAAGTGGCCTCCAAGACCTCTGACGCCGCTGGCGACGGTACCACCACCGCCACCATTCTGGCCCAGGCCATTTACCGTGAAGGCACCAAGCTTGTGGCCGCTGGCCGCAATCCCATGGCCATCAAGCGCGGCGTGGACAAGGCTGTTGAAGCCCTTATCGCCGAGCTTGCCAACCTTGCCAAGCCCACCCGCGACCAGAAGGAAATTGCCCAGATCGGTACCATTTCCGCCAACTCTGATACCACCATCGGTAACATCATCGCCGAAGCCATGTCCAAAGTGGGCAAGGAAGGCGTGATCACCGTTGAAGAAGCCAAGGGTCTGGAAACCACCATGGACGTGGTGGAAGGCATGCGCTTTGACCGCGGCTACCTCTCCCCCTACTTCGTGACCAACACCGAAAAGATGGTCTGCGAAATGGACAACCCTTACATCCTGTGCACGGAAAAGAAAATCTCCAGCATGAAAGACATGCTGCCCGTGCTCGAACAGGTTGCCAAGGTGAACCGTCCCCTCATGATCATTGCTGAAGACGTGGAAGGCGAAGCTCTGGCCACCCTCGTGGTCAACAAGCTGCGCGGCGCCCTTCAGGTTGTGGCCGTCAAGGCTCCTGGCTTCGGCGACCGCCGCAAGGCCATGCTGCAGGATATCGCCGTGCTGACCGGCGGCCAGGTCGCTTCTGACGACACCGGCTCCAAGCTTGAAAGCATGACCCTTGCCGAACTTGGCACCGCCAAGCGCATCGTGATCGACAAGGAAAACACCACCATAGTTGACGGCGCTGGCAAGGGCGACGACATCAAGGCCCGCGTGAAGCAGATTCGCGCCCAGATCGAAGACAGCACCTCTGACTACGACCGCGAAAAGCTGCAGGAACGTCTTGCCAAGCTCGTGGGCGGCGTGGCCGTTGTGCATGTGGGCGCTGCCACCGAAGTGGAAATGAAGGAAAAGAAAGACCGCGTTGAAGACGCCTTGAACGCCACCCGCGCTGCCGTTGAAGAAGGCATCGTTCCTGGCGGCGGCACGGCCCTGATCCGCGTTTCCAAGGTGCTGAACGACATCAAGCCCGCCGACGACGACGAACTTGCTGGCGTGAACATCATCCGCCGCTCCATTGAAGAACCCCTGCGCCAGATCGCCCACAACGCCGGTTTCGAAGGCTCCATCGTGGTTGAAAAGGTTCGCCAGGGCAAGGACGGCTTCGGCTTCAACGCCGCCACCGGCGAATACGAAGACCTCATCAAGGCTGGCGTTATCGACCCCAAGAAGGTTACCCGTACGGCCCTGCAGAACGCCGCTTCCGTGGCTTCCCTGCTGCTGACCACCGAATGCGCCATTGCTGAAAAGCCCGAACCCAAGGGTGCGGCTCCTGCCATGCCCGACATGGGTGGCATGGGCGGCATGGGTGGCATGGGCGGCATGTACTAA
- the groES gene encoding co-chaperone GroES: MKLKPLNDRVLVKRLESEEKTAGGLYIPDTAKEKPSKGQVVAAGPGKAGENGERVALAVKAGDMVLFNKYAGTEVKLDGVDHLVMREEDILAIID, encoded by the coding sequence ATGAAGCTGAAGCCCCTTAACGACCGTGTGCTGGTCAAACGCCTTGAATCCGAAGAAAAGACCGCCGGTGGCCTGTACATCCCCGATACGGCGAAGGAAAAGCCTTCCAAGGGTCAGGTTGTTGCTGCCGGTCCCGGCAAGGCTGGGGAAAATGGCGAACGCGTCGCTCTGGCTGTGAAAGCGGGCGACATGGTGCTGTTCAACAAGTATGCCGGCACCGAAGTCAAGCTGGACGGCGTTGATCATCTTGTGATGCGCGAAGAAGACATTCTCGCCATTATCGACTAA